The genomic window GGCCGGCGGGCGCGGCCATCAGACTGCCCGCGGCACCGGCCAGGGCGGGAAAGGCATTGGCGACCTTGCGGGCTCCGCCCGCCATGCCCGGTTCGGCGGCCAGGGCCTCGGTAGCCAGGGTGTCCATCTGCACCCCTTCCTCGAAGGCCATGGACAAGAGCGGATCACCGGCAAAAAGCGCCCGCAGCGCGGCCAGGCGCGCGGGCGGCAGACCGGGCAGCGGCGACGGCGCCCAGGATGAGGCCTTGGCCGGTCCGCGCAGCAGCAGCGGCAGGGACTGGCTCACCGCCAGGGCGGGTGCATTGCCCAGCGCCGCCACGGCCCGGTTGAGCCAGCCGTCCTTGAGAGCATGGGGGCGCGTTGCCCCCGATTCCAGCACGTCCTGGCCGTCGAAATGGGACCGCTCGCGATAGGGCGAGGCCACCGCATGCACCAAGGCCAGTTCGCGGGCCTGCCACAGGGGCAGCAAGGGGGACAGGGCGGGATGCAGGGCGAAGGTGGAATCAAGACGCGGCGCGCCGCCCTCGGCCTTGAGGGCAAGACCACCCCGCGCCGCCTCATACGCGGGATCGCCCAGCGGCGGCACGGCGTGCAGCCCGTCCATGCCACCGCGCAGGACGATCACCACCAGACGGCGCTCGGCCAGGGGCGCGGCCCAGGCGGCGGGAACGAAACCGAGCGCGGCAGAAGCGCCGAGAAAGGCGCGGCGGGAGAGGTCCATGCTCATCTCCTCTGAAACTCCCGGCTGGCCAGAAGAAGGAACAGCCCTTCGGGTCCACCGGCCCCGCTCAGGGCCTGACGGGTGGCGGGACCGGCGGCAATCACCTGTTCGGCCTGGGCAGGGGTAAATCCCTTGCCCTTGCGGTCGGCCAGGGCCTTCAGCCATTCCAGCCGCAGCATCAGCGCTTCCGGGGCCATCCAGCCTTCGGCCCGGTCGGTCCATCCCGCCGGGGACGGCGCCGACCAGACGGGCTGGCCCAGCAGATTGAGGGACTGAACCAGACGGCGGTCGGCATCCTCTCCACTCTCGGCGCCGGTCAGCCGCAGGGCGGCGATGACCAGATCGTCGGGACTGCGCAACTTGGCCAGGGGCTGGCTCCAGGTCTCGCCCCGCATGACCAGCAGGCGGGTCACGGCCAGCAGGTCGCCATCGGTGTCGAGGAAGGTCCGGGCCAGCGCGTCGATCAGGGCGGGCGGCGGCTCGTCGGCAGCGAAGTGTCGCGCCAGCTTGGTGGCGACAAAGCGGGCCGTGGATTTTTCCCGCGACAGGATCAAGAGGGCACGTTCGGCTTCCATCTCGCCGCCGTCGAAGACCTGGCCCAGCAGGCGCTTGGGCCCCGGTTCGTGACGGTTGGGCACATAGCGGAAAAATCCCCCCGCTGGATCGATGGTCCAGCCGGTCAAGATTCCGGCAAAGGCCTCCACATCGGCCTGGCCATAGCCACCATCCACGCCCAGGGTGTGCAGTTCCAAAATCTCGCGCGCCAGATTCTCGTTCAGCCCCTTGCGCTGCTTTTGCCCAGCGGGAGAGTTGGGGCCGATGGACTGGGCGTTGTCCAGGTAGCCCAGCATGGCGGGATGGCGCACCACGGCGCGCAGCATGTCGTGAAAGTGGCCCAGGACCTGGGGACGGATGGCCTCGCGCTCGAAAGCGCCGATGATAGGGGCCACATTATGGCGCTGGGCCGAAACGGTGAAATGGTTGCTCCAAAACCGGACCAGCCGCTCCACCACCGGGCTGGGCGAGGTCACACCCGCGCGGATGCGGGCCGCCGCCTCGGTGACGAACAGGCGGCGCATCTCGTCCTTGCCCAATTCGGGATTGGCCTTTTGGGCTTTCTTGATCTCCTCCATGCGCCGAAGCGTGGTGGCATGGTCGGGCAAACCGGACAGTTCCGCCGGTACGGACGGGTGCTCCAATCGCTCAAGCACCCAGGCGCGGGGATCGGCGGCGATGGCGGCAACCTCGCCGGGGGCGGCGCCCATCCCGAAACGGGTCAGGGCGAAAAGGGCGGCTTCCTTGCTCATACGCATATTCGTGCCAAAGAATTACGGCGGCATGAAGGCGGAATATATGTCTTTCTGAACAATCATGAGTAGGCCTATTGGTGCGATTGATCGTCCATTCGCCGTCCTTCATCATTCGTTCTTCGTCGTAACTTTCTCTGGGGAGGGAAAGGCGGCGCCAACTTGGGGGGATCGACATGAAGGCAGTGGGATGGGTCGCCGCATTGGGACTCGTGACGGCGCTGGGCGCCGAGGCCGCGCCTCAGGCGGTAGAGTACAAGGGGAGGAAAATCCAGATTGGAGCGGGTGA from Paramagnetospirillum magnetotacticum MS-1 includes these protein-coding regions:
- a CDS encoding DUF1501 domain-containing protein, with product MDLSRRAFLGASAALGFVPAAWAAPLAERRLVVIVLRGGMDGLHAVPPLGDPAYEAARGGLALKAEGGAPRLDSTFALHPALSPLLPLWQARELALVHAVASPYRERSHFDGQDVLESGATRPHALKDGWLNRAVAALGNAPALAVSQSLPLLLRGPAKASSWAPSPLPGLPPARLAALRALFAGDPLLSMAFEEGVQMDTLATEALAAEPGMAGGARKVANAFPALAGAAGSLMAAPAGPRLAVMELGGWDTHSGQLGRMNQPLGQLAEGINALARALGPAWKTTIVVAASEFGRTVAENGTGGSDHGTGGAMILAGGAVAGGKVFTDWPGLDKARLYQSRDLLPTLDSRAVFKAILRDHLGVTPKVLDGAVFPDSAAVRPVEGLVRA
- a CDS encoding DUF1800 domain-containing protein; protein product: MSKEAALFALTRFGMGAAPGEVAAIAADPRAWVLERLEHPSVPAELSGLPDHATTLRRMEEIKKAQKANPELGKDEMRRLFVTEAAARIRAGVTSPSPVVERLVRFWSNHFTVSAQRHNVAPIIGAFEREAIRPQVLGHFHDMLRAVVRHPAMLGYLDNAQSIGPNSPAGQKQRKGLNENLAREILELHTLGVDGGYGQADVEAFAGILTGWTIDPAGGFFRYVPNRHEPGPKRLLGQVFDGGEMEAERALLILSREKSTARFVATKLARHFAADEPPPALIDALARTFLDTDGDLLAVTRLLVMRGETWSQPLAKLRSPDDLVIAALRLTGAESGEDADRRLVQSLNLLGQPVWSAPSPAGWTDRAEGWMAPEALMLRLEWLKALADRKGKGFTPAQAEQVIAAGPATRQALSGAGGPEGLFLLLASREFQRR